One genomic segment of Hevea brasiliensis isolate MT/VB/25A 57/8 chromosome 3, ASM3005281v1, whole genome shotgun sequence includes these proteins:
- the LOC110650288 gene encoding NADPH-dependent thioredoxin reductase 3-like — protein sequence MNFGVGELVLVQFVMEPHRCFKGQVLAVVGGGDTTTEESLYLTKYACHVHLLVRKDQLRASKAMQDRLFRNPNITVHFNTEAVDVVSNTKGQMSGILTRKFDTGEEFVLEARGLFYGIGHLPNSQLLEGQVELDRTGYVLVDEGSAKTSVEGVFAAEMYSRKRAGGVQ from the exons ATGAATTTTGGAGTAGGGGAATTAGTGCTTGTGCAATTTGTGATGGAGCCTCACCGCTGTTTTAAGGGGCAGGTTCTAGCCGTTGTTGGAGGTGGTGATACAACTACAGAGGAATCATTATACCTAACCAAGTATGCCTGTCATGTTCATTTGCTTGTGCGCAAGGATCAACTTAGGGCATCTAAAGCAATGCAAGATAG ATTGTTCAGAAATCCAAATATCACCGTGCACTTCAATACAGAGGCGGTGGATGTTGTTAGCAATACTAAAGGCCAGATGTCTGGTATTTTGACTAGAAAATTTGATACTGGGGAAGAATTTGTACTTGAGGCAAGAGGCTTGTTCTATGGCATTGGTCATTTGCCTAATAGCCAGCTGTTGGAAGGCCAAGTTGAACTTGACAGGACAGGCTATGTATTAGTTGACGAAGGTTCTGCAAAAACTTCTGTTGAAGGTGTGTTTGCAGCTGAGATGTACAG